One segment of Thermodesulfovibrio sp. 3907-1M DNA contains the following:
- the bioB gene encoding biotin synthase BioB, protein MTSELNSKEATLKFLETTDFYELIFMANSERKKYKKNKIELCAIVNAKSGACPEDCSFCSQSLRWKTHAPAYPLMDKYEILKRALEAKNYKVKRFSIVISGIKPSKQEMKKIAEAIETIAKNGIKPCASLGLLNYDEISYLKDYGLQRLHCNIETSEDFFPKICTTHSFLDKVRTLEAAKKAEVSVCSGGVFGMGETWKDRVDMAYFLKEFNVDSVPINFLTPIKGTPLESQPVLSPLEALKIIAMFRLILPDKDIRICGGRPLLGEFASWIFISGANALMTGDYLTTHGRSYNDDLKFVENHGLEVDHVVP, encoded by the coding sequence ATGACATCTGAGTTAAACTCAAAAGAGGCAACACTGAAATTTTTAGAAACTACAGACTTTTATGAATTAATCTTTATGGCAAACTCAGAGCGAAAAAAATACAAAAAAAACAAGATAGAGCTATGTGCAATAGTGAATGCAAAAAGTGGAGCCTGTCCTGAAGACTGCTCTTTCTGTTCTCAATCCTTAAGATGGAAAACCCATGCACCAGCTTATCCTTTAATGGATAAGTATGAGATTCTAAAAAGAGCCCTGGAAGCAAAAAACTACAAAGTTAAAAGATTCTCAATTGTAATAAGTGGAATAAAACCATCAAAGCAAGAAATGAAAAAAATTGCTGAGGCTATTGAAACAATTGCAAAAAATGGAATAAAACCTTGTGCTTCCTTAGGACTTTTAAATTATGATGAAATTTCCTATTTAAAAGATTACGGACTTCAAAGGCTGCACTGCAACATTGAAACTTCAGAAGATTTTTTCCCTAAAATATGCACAACCCATAGTTTCTTAGATAAAGTCCGCACGCTGGAGGCAGCAAAAAAAGCCGAAGTTTCGGTATGTTCAGGTGGAGTTTTTGGAATGGGAGAGACATGGAAAGATAGAGTTGACATGGCTTATTTTTTAAAAGAATTTAATGTGGATTCTGTTCCTATTAATTTTCTTACTCCAATAAAAGGAACTCCTCTTGAGAGCCAGCCTGTTTTGTCTCCCTTGGAAGCATTAAAGATTATCGCAATGTTTAGATTAATACTGCCAGATAAAGATATAAGAATCTGTGGGGGAAGACCATTGCTTGGTGAGTTTGCATCGTGGATTTTTATTTCTGGAGCAAATGCTTTAATGACAGGCGATTATTTAACAACTCATGGAAGAAGTTATAATGATGATTTAAAATTCGTAGAAAATCACGGACTTGAGGTTGACCATGTGGTCCCTTAG
- a CDS encoding 6-carboxyhexanoate--CoA ligase, protein MRASRVEHDKEIHISGAEGIYKFDELERFLKKFFKRATEHPNGFPDKIFFTLEKIKEQIQFIKALPIKTVFCETPEKAKEIINEHLTKLGISEKAITTGWNVIKGQKMRGAALIDCLTGVRIEPNKERGVRVSRIHMDKKRKIQVLRKIKNLTSEPQRVIEAVTVASKVASCSEVVAEICVSDNLNYTTGYIASKEFGYLRITNIKKHGEAIGGRAFFVKTPLKIDKLIKFLEKTPVIVI, encoded by the coding sequence ATGAGAGCCAGCAGAGTTGAACATGATAAAGAAATTCATATCTCTGGAGCAGAGGGAATTTACAAATTTGATGAACTGGAGAGATTTCTTAAAAAATTTTTTAAAAGGGCTACGGAGCATCCAAATGGTTTTCCAGATAAAATTTTTTTTACACTGGAGAAAATAAAAGAGCAAATTCAGTTTATTAAAGCCCTTCCAATAAAAACTGTATTCTGTGAAACTCCTGAAAAAGCCAAGGAAATTATTAATGAGCATTTAACTAAACTGGGAATTTCAGAAAAGGCAATCACTACTGGCTGGAATGTAATAAAGGGACAGAAAATGAGAGGAGCTGCATTAATTGATTGTTTAACCGGAGTCAGGATTGAACCTAACAAAGAAAGAGGTGTAAGAGTGTCAAGAATTCATATGGATAAAAAAAGAAAAATACAGGTTCTAAGAAAAATTAAAAATCTTACATCTGAGCCTCAGAGAGTTATTGAAGCAGTAACAGTAGCATCAAAAGTAGCATCATGTTCTGAAGTGGTTGCTGAAATTTGTGTATCTGATAATCTAAACTATACTACAGGATACATTGCGTCAAAAGAGTTTGGATATTTAAGAATAACGAACATAAAAAAACATGGCGAGGCCATTGGTGGAAGAGCCTTCTTTGTTAAAACTCCCTTAAAAATTGATAAATTAATAAAATTTCTTGAAAAAACTCCTGTAATCGTCATATGA